One part of the Sarcophilus harrisii chromosome 5, mSarHar1.11, whole genome shotgun sequence genome encodes these proteins:
- the CTNNB1 gene encoding catenin beta-1 isoform X1 — MATQADLMELDMAMEPDRKAAVSHWQQQSYLDSGIHSGATTTAPSLSGKGNPEEEDVDTTQVLYEWEQGFSQSFTQEQVADIDGQYAMTRAQRVRAAMFPETLDEGMQIPSTQFDAAHPTNVQRLAEPSQMLKHAVVNLINYQDDAELATRAIPELTKLLNDEDQVVVNKAAVMVHQLSKKEASRHAIMRSPQMVSAIVRTMQNTNDVETARCTAGTLHNLSHHREGLLAIFKSGGIPALVKMLGSPVDSVLFYAITTLHNLLLHQEGAKMAVRLAGGLQKMVALLNKTNVKFLAITTDCLQILAYGNQESKLIILASGGPQALVNIMRTYTYEKLLWTTSRVLKVLSVCSSNKPAIVEAGGMQALGLHLTDPSQRLVQNCLWTLRNLSDAATKQEGMEGLLGTLVQLLGSDDINVVTCAAGILSNLTCNNYKNKMMVCQVGGIEALVRTVLRAGDREDITEPAICALRHLTSRHQEAEMAQNAVRLHYGLPVVVKLLHPPSHWPLIKATVGLIRNLALCPANHAPLREQGAIPRLVQLLVRAHQDTQRRTSMGGTQQQFVEGVRMEEIVEGCTGALHILARDVHNRIVIRGLNTIPLFVQLLYSPIENIQRVAAGVLCELAQDKEAAEAIEAEGATAPLTELLHSRNEGVATYAAAVLFRMSEDKPQDYKKRLSVELTSSLFRTEPMTWNETADLGLDIGAQGEPLGYRPDDPSYRSFHSGGYGQDALGMDPMMEHEMGGHHPGADYPVDGLPDLGHAQDLMDGLPPGDSNQLAWFDTDL, encoded by the exons ATGGCCACTCAAG ctGACTTGATGGAATTAGACATGGCGATGGAGCCAGATAGAAAAGCAGCTGTTAGCCACTGGCAGCAACAATCTTACCTTGATTCTGGAATCCATTCTGGTGCCACAACAACAGCTCCCTCCCTGAGTGGCAAAGGAAATCCTGAGGAGGAAGATGTGGATACCACCCAAGTCTTATATGAATGGGAACAGGGATTTTCTCAGTCTTTCACACAGGAACAGGTAGCTG ATATTGATGGACAGTACGCCATGACCAGAGCACAGAGAGTTCGAGCTGCCATGTTCCCTGAAACCTTGGATGAGGGCATGCAGATCCCATCCACTCAGTTTGATGCAGCTCACCCAACTAACGTTCAGCGTCTGGCTGAACCTTCCCAGATGCTAAAGCATGCTGTGGTGAATTTGATCAATTACCAGGATGATGCCGAGCTGGCCACTCGTGCAATTCCTGAATTGACTAAACTGCTGAATGATGAGGATCAG GTGGTAGTTAATAAGGCTGCAGTTATGGTTCACCAACTATCTAAGAAAGAAGCCTCCAGACACGCCATAATGCGCTCTCCTCAGATGGTGTCTGCTATTGTGCGCACCATGCAAAATACAAATGATGTAGAAACAGCACGTTGTACTGCTGGAACACTGCACAATCTTTCCCATCACCGTGAAGGCTTATTGGCTATCTTTAAGTCTGGGGGCATTCCTGCCCTTGTGAAAATGCTTGG ctCCCCAGTGGACTCTGTGTTGTTTTATGCTATCACAACTCTCCACAATCTTTTATTACATCAAGAAGGAGCCAAAATGGCAGTGCGTCTTGCTGGTGGACTGCAGAAAATGGTTGCTTTGCTCAATAAAACAAACGTTAAGTTCTTGGCTATCACAACAGACTGTCTTCAGATTTTGGCTTATGGCAATCAGGAAAGCAAA CTGATCATTTTGGCTAGTGGTGGGCCCCAGGCTCTGGTAAATATAATGAGGACTTATACTTATGAAAAACTCCTATGGACCACAAGTAGAGTACTGAAAGTGTTGTCAGTCTGCTCTAGTAACAAACCGGCTATCGTGGAAGCTG gtgGGATGCAAGCGTTAGGACTTCACCTTACAGATCCAAGTCAGCGTCTCGTACAGAATTGTCTCTGGACTCTTAGGAATCTTTCAGATGCTGCAACTAAACAG GAAGGAATGGAAGGTCTTCTAGGGACTCTGGTTCAGCTTTTAGGCTCAGATGATATAAATGTTGTCACCTGTGCTGCTGGCATCCTTTCTAACCTCACTTGCAATAACTATAAGAACAAGATGATGGTGTGCCAAGTTGGTGGAATTGAAGCCCTCGTTCGCACTGTTCTTCGTGCTGGTGATAGGGAGGATATCACTGAACCTGCCATCTGTGCACTTCGTCATTTGACTAGCAGACACCAGGAGGCTGAGATGGCGCAGAACGCCGTCCGCCTCCATTATGGACTCCCAGTGGTGGTTAAGCTCTTACATCCGCCATCACATTGGCCGCTGATAAAG GCAACTGTTGGTCTCATCCGAAATCTTGCCCTTTGCCCAGCGAATCACGCACCTTTACGTGAGCAAGGTGCAATTCCCCGGTTAGTTCAATTGTTGGTGAGAGCACATCAGGACACCCAGCGCCGGACTTCAATGGGTGGAACACAGCAACAGTTTGTG GAGGGAGTGCGCATGGAGGAGATCGTGGAGGGCTGCACTGGCGCCCTTCACATCCTGGCGCGAGATGTCCACAACCGGATCGTCATCAGGGGCCTGAACACCATTCCACTGTTTGTGCAG ttgCTGTATTCCCCTATTGAGAACATCCAGAGAGTGGCTGCCGGGGTGCTCTGTGAGCTGGCCCAAGACAAGGAGGCCGCTGAGGCCATCGAGGCCGAGGGAGCCACCGCTCCCCTGACGGAGTTACTGCACTCAAGGAACGAGGGCGTGG CTACGTATGCCGCTGCCGTGCTGTTCCGGATGTCCGAGGACAAGCCCCAGGACTACAAGAAGCGTCTTTCTGTCGAGCTGACCAGCTCCCTCTTCAGGACCGAACCAATGACTTGGAATGAG ACTGCTGATCTTGGACTTGATATCGGTGCCCAAGGAGAACCCCTTGGTTATCGTCCAGATG ATCCTAGCTATCGTTCTTTCCACTCTGGTGGCTATGGTCAGGATGCCTTGGGTATGGACCCTATGATGGAACATGAAATGGGTGGCCACCACCCAGGTGCTGATTACCCAGTTGATGGGCTTCCAGATCTGGGACATGCCCAGGACCTTATGGATGGGTTGCCTCCAGGTGACAGTAATCAGTTGGCTTGGTTCGATACTGACCTGTAA
- the CTNNB1 gene encoding catenin beta-1 isoform X2, with translation MELDMAMEPDRKAAVSHWQQQSYLDSGIHSGATTTAPSLSGKGNPEEEDVDTTQVLYEWEQGFSQSFTQEQVADIDGQYAMTRAQRVRAAMFPETLDEGMQIPSTQFDAAHPTNVQRLAEPSQMLKHAVVNLINYQDDAELATRAIPELTKLLNDEDQVVVNKAAVMVHQLSKKEASRHAIMRSPQMVSAIVRTMQNTNDVETARCTAGTLHNLSHHREGLLAIFKSGGIPALVKMLGSPVDSVLFYAITTLHNLLLHQEGAKMAVRLAGGLQKMVALLNKTNVKFLAITTDCLQILAYGNQESKLIILASGGPQALVNIMRTYTYEKLLWTTSRVLKVLSVCSSNKPAIVEAGGMQALGLHLTDPSQRLVQNCLWTLRNLSDAATKQEGMEGLLGTLVQLLGSDDINVVTCAAGILSNLTCNNYKNKMMVCQVGGIEALVRTVLRAGDREDITEPAICALRHLTSRHQEAEMAQNAVRLHYGLPVVVKLLHPPSHWPLIKATVGLIRNLALCPANHAPLREQGAIPRLVQLLVRAHQDTQRRTSMGGTQQQFVEGVRMEEIVEGCTGALHILARDVHNRIVIRGLNTIPLFVQLLYSPIENIQRVAAGVLCELAQDKEAAEAIEAEGATAPLTELLHSRNEGVATYAAAVLFRMSEDKPQDYKKRLSVELTSSLFRTEPMTWNETADLGLDIGAQGEPLGYRPDDPSYRSFHSGGYGQDALGMDPMMEHEMGGHHPGADYPVDGLPDLGHAQDLMDGLPPGDSNQLAWFDTDL, from the exons ATGGAATTAGACATGGCGATGGAGCCAGATAGAAAAGCAGCTGTTAGCCACTGGCAGCAACAATCTTACCTTGATTCTGGAATCCATTCTGGTGCCACAACAACAGCTCCCTCCCTGAGTGGCAAAGGAAATCCTGAGGAGGAAGATGTGGATACCACCCAAGTCTTATATGAATGGGAACAGGGATTTTCTCAGTCTTTCACACAGGAACAGGTAGCTG ATATTGATGGACAGTACGCCATGACCAGAGCACAGAGAGTTCGAGCTGCCATGTTCCCTGAAACCTTGGATGAGGGCATGCAGATCCCATCCACTCAGTTTGATGCAGCTCACCCAACTAACGTTCAGCGTCTGGCTGAACCTTCCCAGATGCTAAAGCATGCTGTGGTGAATTTGATCAATTACCAGGATGATGCCGAGCTGGCCACTCGTGCAATTCCTGAATTGACTAAACTGCTGAATGATGAGGATCAG GTGGTAGTTAATAAGGCTGCAGTTATGGTTCACCAACTATCTAAGAAAGAAGCCTCCAGACACGCCATAATGCGCTCTCCTCAGATGGTGTCTGCTATTGTGCGCACCATGCAAAATACAAATGATGTAGAAACAGCACGTTGTACTGCTGGAACACTGCACAATCTTTCCCATCACCGTGAAGGCTTATTGGCTATCTTTAAGTCTGGGGGCATTCCTGCCCTTGTGAAAATGCTTGG ctCCCCAGTGGACTCTGTGTTGTTTTATGCTATCACAACTCTCCACAATCTTTTATTACATCAAGAAGGAGCCAAAATGGCAGTGCGTCTTGCTGGTGGACTGCAGAAAATGGTTGCTTTGCTCAATAAAACAAACGTTAAGTTCTTGGCTATCACAACAGACTGTCTTCAGATTTTGGCTTATGGCAATCAGGAAAGCAAA CTGATCATTTTGGCTAGTGGTGGGCCCCAGGCTCTGGTAAATATAATGAGGACTTATACTTATGAAAAACTCCTATGGACCACAAGTAGAGTACTGAAAGTGTTGTCAGTCTGCTCTAGTAACAAACCGGCTATCGTGGAAGCTG gtgGGATGCAAGCGTTAGGACTTCACCTTACAGATCCAAGTCAGCGTCTCGTACAGAATTGTCTCTGGACTCTTAGGAATCTTTCAGATGCTGCAACTAAACAG GAAGGAATGGAAGGTCTTCTAGGGACTCTGGTTCAGCTTTTAGGCTCAGATGATATAAATGTTGTCACCTGTGCTGCTGGCATCCTTTCTAACCTCACTTGCAATAACTATAAGAACAAGATGATGGTGTGCCAAGTTGGTGGAATTGAAGCCCTCGTTCGCACTGTTCTTCGTGCTGGTGATAGGGAGGATATCACTGAACCTGCCATCTGTGCACTTCGTCATTTGACTAGCAGACACCAGGAGGCTGAGATGGCGCAGAACGCCGTCCGCCTCCATTATGGACTCCCAGTGGTGGTTAAGCTCTTACATCCGCCATCACATTGGCCGCTGATAAAG GCAACTGTTGGTCTCATCCGAAATCTTGCCCTTTGCCCAGCGAATCACGCACCTTTACGTGAGCAAGGTGCAATTCCCCGGTTAGTTCAATTGTTGGTGAGAGCACATCAGGACACCCAGCGCCGGACTTCAATGGGTGGAACACAGCAACAGTTTGTG GAGGGAGTGCGCATGGAGGAGATCGTGGAGGGCTGCACTGGCGCCCTTCACATCCTGGCGCGAGATGTCCACAACCGGATCGTCATCAGGGGCCTGAACACCATTCCACTGTTTGTGCAG ttgCTGTATTCCCCTATTGAGAACATCCAGAGAGTGGCTGCCGGGGTGCTCTGTGAGCTGGCCCAAGACAAGGAGGCCGCTGAGGCCATCGAGGCCGAGGGAGCCACCGCTCCCCTGACGGAGTTACTGCACTCAAGGAACGAGGGCGTGG CTACGTATGCCGCTGCCGTGCTGTTCCGGATGTCCGAGGACAAGCCCCAGGACTACAAGAAGCGTCTTTCTGTCGAGCTGACCAGCTCCCTCTTCAGGACCGAACCAATGACTTGGAATGAG ACTGCTGATCTTGGACTTGATATCGGTGCCCAAGGAGAACCCCTTGGTTATCGTCCAGATG ATCCTAGCTATCGTTCTTTCCACTCTGGTGGCTATGGTCAGGATGCCTTGGGTATGGACCCTATGATGGAACATGAAATGGGTGGCCACCACCCAGGTGCTGATTACCCAGTTGATGGGCTTCCAGATCTGGGACATGCCCAGGACCTTATGGATGGGTTGCCTCCAGGTGACAGTAATCAGTTGGCTTGGTTCGATACTGACCTGTAA
- the LOC116419547 gene encoding vegetative cell wall protein gp1-like: MADLGTPRLGAPPPPETPAPPPWSIARPWKPLLPPTERPSPPAVCPSPQAFNPPWRAPFPRKPQALPGPCPSPSRVPTPSPGSTGPFPAPGAPPASPGPAQQRGRLSAPEAPPPPGSRGPSRPWLLAGAGPAAASRAGPGPPATPPRPPSHSGLAPPRKFRSGERASAQAPQGNGRRPPPGSSRRRAPAAATPRSARSLAYAESSASALRLPPPPAAFRGILLLPRTERLKMAPHKELLYGAQAPLYPAAEPQQPPAPRGAFRRAGEAQVCRDGVHAPSRPRLRPLADGRGSQVAESGVRGSNSTPDVSPALAPPSPGRPCTPACSATES; the protein is encoded by the exons ATGGC AGACCTCGGGACACCCCGCCTTGGGGCGCCCCCTCCTCCCGAaacccctgccccccccccatgGAGCATCGCCCGCCCCTGGAAGCCCCTGCTGCCCCCCACGGAGCGCCCCTCACCCCCCGCCGTGTGCCCCTCTCCCCAAGCCTTTAACCCCCCGTGGCGCGCCCCCTTCCCCCGGAAACCTCAGGCTCTCCCCGGACCGTGCCCCTCTCCTTCCCGAGTCCCTACCCCCTCCCCGGGAAGCACCGGCCCCTTCCCCGCCCCGGGCGCGCCTCCTGCAAGCCCCGGCCCGGCCCAGCAGCGAGGGAGGCTAAGCGCCCCCgaggctccccctccccccggctCCCGCGGGCCCTCCCGGCCCTGGCTCTTGGCCGGGGCCGGGCCCGCCGCAGCCTCCCGAGCCGGGCCGGGCCCGCCGGCCACCCCACCCCGCCCTCCCTCCCACTCGGGGCTCGCGCCTCCGAGGAAGTTTCGCTCCGGAGAGCGAGCGAGCGCCCAAGCACCTCAGGGGAACGGCCGCCGCCCGCCGCCGGGCTCCTCTCGCCGCCGGGCTCCGGCCGCTGCTACGCCGCGCTCCGCTCGCTCGCTCGCCTACGCCGAGAGCAGCGCCAGCGCCCTCCGCCTTCCGCCTCCGCCGGCTGCCTTCCGCGGGATCCTCCTCCTGCCACGGACCGAGAGGCTTAAAATGGCGCCGCACAAGGAGCTCTTATACGGCGCGCAGGCACCGCTGTATCCTGCCGCCGAGCCGCAGCAGCCGCCGGCGCCGCGCGGAGCGTTCCGGCGCGCGGGGGAGG CCCAGGTTTGCCGGGACGGGGTGCACGCCCCAAGCCGCCCCCGGCTGCGTCCGCTCGCGGACGGCCGGGGGAGCCAGGTGGCAGAGAGCGGAGTACGCGGTTCCAACTCGACCCCCGACGTCTCTCCTGCCCTGGCTCCACCGTCGCCGGGCCGGCCTTGCACCCCCGCTTGCTCTGCTACTGAATCCTAA